Proteins encoded in a region of the Bombyx mori chromosome 21, ASM3026992v2 genome:
- the LOC134200891 gene encoding uncharacterized protein LOC134200891, producing MPRVYKPDPRGKRYRKYDENIINEAVAAYANGKFSLKAIAEKYDIDKSVLYRHSVKTMKKQGGQTILTNETEECMIKYINICAEWGCPLDALDLRYIVKTYLDQVGRTVLKFKNNLPGPDFVASFLKRHKNQISQRYSQNIKKKRAEVSPNLIKEYFKELEVSLAGINPSSIINYDETNLTDDPGRKKIITKRGTKYPERVMNSSKSSVSLMIAATADGTLLPPYVVYKAQNLYNTWTENGPPGARYNRTQSGWFDATIFEDWIKSIIIPHFKDKVGKKCLIGDNLSSHLSIETIKLCHEQNISFIFLPANSTHLTQPLDVAFFRPMKIAWRNVVLKWKKTDGKAQSTIPKGCFPRLLNKLMEELRNNSKANIIAGFRKTGIYPINEEEVLSRLPEVQNNEKKTEIEKSVLDLLREMRYGTMNITEPKRKKKLIVIPGRSVGSESEDYIETEQEESQQKPKKADLRSKITQNKENTTTNTYDGKENNKYKGKGVGKKTKTQDQNIAEKENKQENGPDTEKILLDAINDFDFVANNSIETMPIMLEDMLLCENEIVFHDIQINEMQNDTGIEMTYKQKNSPEKNKRKLKIISNEKISDITTMKKVTLNKCKKIYPNSRLKILKDTITDNVNRPGPSSLQTIQTQRPSFYKNDNDILKDLMDDDI from the coding sequence ATGCCGCGTGTTTATAAACCTGATCCTAGAGGGAAAAGATATAGAAAGTAcgatgaaaatattataaatgaagCTGTTGCCGCATATGCGAATGGCAAATTCTCTTTAAAGGCCATAGCAGAGAAATATGATATTGATAAATCTGTACTTTATAGACACAGTGTCAAAACTATGAAAAAACAAGGAGGGCAAACTATTTTAACTAACGAGACTGAAGAATGCATGATAAAGTATATCAATATATGTGCAGAATGGGGATGCCCTTTAGATGCTTTAGATTTGAGATACATTGTTAAGACTTATCTTGACCAAGTGGGTCGGACAGtactcaaatttaaaaataatttaccagGCCCCGACTTTGTCGCGAGTTTTCTAAAACGTCACAAAAACCAAATTTCCCAAAGATATAGccaaaacattaagaaaaaaagGGCAGAAGTTTCACCAAACTTGattaaagaatatttcaaagaGTTAGAAGTGTCATTGGCAGGTATTAATCCGAGTTCTATAATTAATTACGATGAAACTAATTTGACTGATGACCCAGGACGCAAAAAAATCATTACTAAACGAGGAACGAAGTACCCAGAGAGGGTAATGAATAGTTCAAAGTCTTCAGTTTCATTGATGATAGCCGCTACAGCTGACGGCACTTTACTCCCGCCGTATGTGGTATACAAGGCTCAAAACTTGTATAACACATGGACTGAAAATGGACCACCAGGAGCAAGGTATAATCGTACGCAATCCGGTTGGTTTGATGCAACCATTTTTGAAGATTGGATTAAATCCATCATTATACCTCACTTCAAAGATAAAGTTGGGAAAAAGTGCCTAATAGGCGATAATCTCTCGTcgcatttatcgattgagacaatAAAACTGTGCCACGAACAAAATATATCGTTCATTTTTTTACCGGCAAATAGTACACACCTCACACAACCTCTTGATGTAGCATTCTTCAGGCCTATGAAGATAGCATGGCGAAACGTAGTATTGAAGTGGAAAAAAACCGATGGGAAAGCCCAATCAACGATTCCAAAGGGATGTTTTCCTagacttttaaataaattaatggaaGAGCTTCGTAACAACAGTAAGGCTAATATAATAGCAGGATTCCGGAAAACAGGAATATACCCGATTAATGAAGAAGAGGTTTTAAGCAGACTACCTGAAGTTCAAAACAATGAAAAGAAAACTGAAATAGAAAAATCCGTTCTAGATTTGCTCAGGGAGATGAGATATGGAACCATGAACATAACCGAaccaaaaaggaaaaaaaagttgatagtAATACCTGGACGAAGCGTTGGTTCTGAAAGTGAAGACTACATAGAAACAGAACAAGAAGAAAGCCAACAAAAACCAAAAAAGGCAGATCTGAGATCCAAAATAacacaaaacaaagaaaatactaCAACTAATACTTACGATggcaaagaaaacaataaatataaggGAAAAGGTGTAgggaaaaaaactaaaacacaaGATCAGAATATTgctgaaaaagaaaataaacaagaaaacgGACCAGACACTGAAAAAATACTACTTGACGCAATAAATGACTTTGATTTTGTAGCGAACAATTCAATAGAAACAATGCCTATTATGTTGGAAGACATGTTGCTGTGTgaaaatgaaattgtttttcatgACATACAAATAAATGAGATGCAGAATGATACCGGAATAGAAATGacgtataaacaaaaaaattcaccggaaaaaaataaaagaaaactgaaAATTATATCTAATGAAAAGATATCAGATATTACTACGATGAAAAAGGTTACTTTGAATaagtgcaaaaaaatatatcccaATTCGcgtcttaaaattttaaaggataCAATAACTGATAATGTTAATCGTCCTGGTCCAAGCAGTTTACAAACTATCCAAACTCAGCGACCATCGTTTTACAAAAACGATAATGATATTTTGAAAGATTTAATGGATGACGATATATAA
- the LOC101738335 gene encoding conserved oligomeric Golgi complex subunit 5, which produces MKMEAKDVCVEIENDEFYSKFLNDSIKPLVGENLSVTDQVTKLAQGIEKLGKSLEKQVLAKHNDLLTQASHISDLENTLESVQSQVQNLLRGAEKLKERVHTPYYALENQTIMLERVQTTCNLLRHASKILTLWNKLRTIKDNPSKEAIILFDLNELIGDYDFQGIIILEEILSAVNQRRNELLNESTNSLQSSLLNGDKAKLLQCFRVFQNLQCTEEQIKKTVDNMLNDLKKEINSALNVQMVSIEVKKSSSGRVAPGKANIMNAQDFKLKLWDNIDKLFKVDIYNSCTKVIMLQTVMNELHAIGNFRTIAKKFWSDLCLVFSNELEKSSLTVNQSVEIDYPKLLKCFNDLLSKLKCKDLELNRSCLIKWENSFLSKSLGKLLEPVRSIWHLNQVPTMDQIDNAVRVISEALSISLGDKQLSISLANSVAKSIKQMNVEAEQRLSMDNDVAQIIESPTSSQQKNADLCNSLYYFSTQIKRVLLNMNSMLPQESVQIVHNSLKDISSLPVLLMFAESIKNSLYIILMTLHDEPDLIRADDPIGKSLSCSPYMKELQQFVSRCKDIYLSMYNEKPALNECYMNIARSCIERFIYHICNVRPLSKFGRVKLQIDCKYLEVALSPLVSDMTEIGDYYRQLKALHLLLEKTPQEIAKSQSEGASLPYSMVMMFLFSHAGHQLLAPHTCAGWNIQKLMQWLDTHRSEKERLDFVAGALQRYQNHIRQNQIASYDEVYPVLLQMLEDGRNSLRI; this is translated from the coding sequence ATGAAAATGGAAGCAAAAGATGTTTGTGTCGAAATAGAAAATGATGAATTTTACAGTAAGTTCCTAAACGATTCAATAAAGCCACTGGTCGGGGAAAATTTATCAGTCACCGATCAAGTCACTAAACTTGCCCAAGGTATCGAAAAACTCGGGAAAAGCTTGGAAAAGCAAGTACTGGCTAAACACAACGACCTTCTAACACAGGCGAGTCACATTTCCGATTTGGAAAACACGTTGGAGTCGGTACAATCGCAAGTTCAAAACCTATTACGTGGTGccgaaaaattaaaagaaagagTACACACGCCTTATTACGCACTTGAAAATCAGACTATTATGCTAGAACGAGTTCAAACAACATGTAATCTGCTAAGACATGCATCCAAAATATTAACTCTGTGGAACAAACTCCGAACCATTAAAGATAACCCTTCAAAGGAAGCTATCATACTTTTTGATCTTAATGAACTAATCGGTGATTACGATTTCCAAGGCATTATTATATTAGAAGAGATTTTGAGTGCCGTTAATCAAAGAAGAAATGAATTATTAAATGAATCAACTAATTCACTTCAATCCAGTTTACTAAATGGAGACAAAGCAAAACTATTGCAATGCTTTAGAGTTTTTCAAAACTTACAATGTACTgaagaacaaattaaaaaaacagttgacAACATGTTAAATGATTTGAAAAAGGAAATTAATTCGGCTCTCAATGTGCAGATGGTATCCATTGAAGTCAAAAAGTCTAGTTCAGGGAGAGTGGCTCCAGGCAAAGCAAACATAATGAATGCacaagattttaaattaaaactctgGGATAACATTGATAAACTATTCAAAGTTGATATATACAATAGCTGTACAAAGGTTATAATGTTGCAAACTGTAATGAATGAATTGCACGCTATCGGAAACTTCAGAACTATCGCTAAGAAATTCTGGTCTGACTTATGCCTGGTATTTAGTAATGAACTTGAAAAGAGTTCCTTGACTGTTAACCAGTCTGTAGAAATTGACTATCCTAAACTATTGAAATGCTTTAATGATCTTCTCTCAAAACTCAAATGTAAAGATTTGGAACTAAACAGATCCTGTTTAATTAAATGGGAGAACTCTTTCTTATCAAAGTCTTTGGGTAAATTATTGGAGCCTGTTCGTAGTATATGGCATTTAAATCAAGTACCAACAATGGATCAGATTGACAATGCTGTTAGAGTTATATCAGAAGCATTGAGCATTTCTCTTGGAGATAAGCAGCTGAGCATAAGCTTGGCCAACAGCGTTGCCAAGTCAATCAAGCAGATGAATGTTGAAGCCGAACAGAGGCTGTCAATGGATAATGATGTCGCCCAAATCATTGAATCACCCACCAGCTCACAACAGAAGAATGCTGATCTTTGCAATAGCTTGTATTACTTCTCAACTCAAATTAAAAGAGTTCTCTTGAATATGAATTCAATGTTGCCTCAGGAGAGTGTCCAAATTGTACATAATAGTCTAAAAGACATTTCTAGTTTACCTGTACTTCTAATGTTTGCTGAATCAATTAAGAATTCCTTGTATATTATCTTAATGACATTACATGATGAGCCAGATCTAATCAGAGCTGATGACCCGATTGGCAAGAGTCTATCTTGTTCTCCTTACATGAAAGAATTACAACAGTTTGTGTCTAGATGCAAAGATATTTACTTGTCCATGTATAACGAAAAACCAGCATTGAATGAATGTTATATGAACATAGCAAGATCTTGTATTGAACGGTTTATTTACCACATTTGTAATGTCCGCCCTCTTAGTAAATTCGGTAGGGTTAAACTACAAATTGATTGTAAGTATCTCGAAGTAGCATTGTCTCCATTAGTTAGCGACATGACCGAAATTGGAGATTATTATAGACAACTAAAAGCTCTGCATCTGTTATTGGAAAAAACACCTCAAGAAATAGCAAAGAGTCAATCGGAAGGTGCGAGTCTGCCTTATTCTATGGTcatgatgtttttattttcccATGCAGGACATCAACTCCTTGCACCCCATACCTGTGCAGGGTGGAATATTCAGAAATTGATGCAGTGGTTAGATACGCATAGAAGTGAAAAAGAGAGGCTAGATTTCGTAGCCGGTGCTCTACAGAGATACCAAAATCATATCAGACAGAATCAGATAGCGAGTTACGATGAAGTCTACCCTGTGTTGCTACAAATGCTAGAAGATGGTAGAAATTCTTTgagaatttaa